The DNA sequence ATGCAATATTATTATATATTTTTTTTCTTTTAAGATAACCTTTATCTATCGGAAAAACCGGGTCATGTAATTGTTGTTCCATTATAGGATAATTAATTAAATTATTTATTGATATAATATGTAAGCGTAATTATATATATTCATATTAACCGCCGCCGAACTGCGACCTGCTAAATCTTCCGCCTATAACTCTGTTTAAAATATTTCTTCCTACAACATTAACTATAAGACTAACTAATAAAAGAATTAGCGCCAATTCAACTTCGGCAGAGGCATATATAGGGCTGATAACGGCAAAAGTAAATGTATTGGCAAGCATAGAAGATATTGTATATCCAACGCTGAATAAAGATTTTGGAACAATCGCCTGGTTGCCTATTAAAAGGACGGTAGCTATGGTTTCGCCTATAGCTCTTCCAAATCCTAAAATTATTCCTCCATATATTCCGTTCAAAGCATAAGGCATAGAAACGTCTTTTATTACGTCTAATTTAGTAGCGCCCATCGCCAGCGCACCGTCTTTAGCAAGTTTAGGCACGGAAGACAGGGAATCTTTGGTAATCGAAGCAATTATGGGCAAAATCATGAAAGCTACTATTATACTGGCGGCAAGGATACCGTAACCAATGTTTTCTTCCACCCTTAAAAACGGTATGCCTGAAAAATGACTTTTAAAAAAAGGTTCTACTGATTCCCTTAACCAGGGAACTACGGTTAATACGCCCCAAACCCCAAAAACAACGCTGGGTATGCCTGCAAGCATTTCAATAATTACGGTAAAAATACCTCTTAAAAAAAGGGGGCAGTATTCCTGTAAAAAAATTCCTATTCCTAAACTGAAAGGTATCGCAAATATGAGAGCAAGGAAAGTAACGGCAAATGTTCCTGCCAGGAAAGTCAAGGCTCCAAATATTTCTGCCGGAGGATTCCACTCTTTCCTCCATAAAAAAGATATACCATATCTAGTTATGGACGGATAACTATAATATACTATAACAATAACTGCTATTAAAAAAATAACTACGACGGCAAAAACAAATACCGATAAAATGAATTTAAAAAAGTCGTCTTTGTATTTTAAATTAAACATTAATTAAAATTGTTATGTCAGTTTTTTTAGTCTATATTTTTTTATTTAAGTTAGGTATTAATTAATTTTTTTAATTATAGCATATTATTTTTAATTTTTCTAAAAAAAATAACTCCCGCAATACCTAAATAAGATAGCGGGCAGCAAACGGCGCGATAAGCATTTTTATTAATCTGCTAATCGCGCAGTTTGTTTATATAAATTAGTTAATAATTTTTTATTTTACCTGCGCCAAAAGTTTTTTAACGTTCGGCAAAACAGACTTTGGAAGCGGGGCAAAACCGGTCTTAACGGTATATTTTGTGGCCTGTCCAGGACCAAGAGCCCAGCTTACAAGGTCTTTAATAGATTTTGTCGTAGAAGAATTGGGCTGTTTTTTCCTAATCATCCAAAACTCAAAATTTGAATCGGGGTATGCATTCTTAGCCGAAATATTCCAAACTATGGATTTATCAAAATCGGCAGGAAAACCGCCCTGTTTTAATGCAGAGTTTGCGGCAGCCGCTATAGTTTTAACCGAACCCACTACATAATTACCGGCTTTATTTAACATTGCAGCGCTTGCAAGATGATATTCCAAAACCCAGCCAAGGCCTACATAACCTATACTGCCTGGAGTACTTTTAACGGCCGAAACAACCGCATCGCTTCCAAGATAACCGCTTCCAGTAGGCCAATCAGGAGAAAGACTTCTTCCTACTTTCTTTGCCCACGCTTTTGAAGTATCAGTCAAAAGACTAGTAAAATCAAAAGTAGTTCCGCTTGCATCCGCTCTGTGAACTACAAATATATTAAGATTAGGAAATTTATATTGCGGATTAAGTTTTTTAAATGCGGGATTATCCCAGTTTTTAATCTTGCCCATATAAATTTCGGAGACTAATTTCGGCGTCATTTTAAGATTTACGTTTTTTGGTATTCCCGGAATGTTGTAAATAACCTGCGCATCGTCGAGAGCAACAGGAACGTTAAGTAAATTAGGATACTTTTTTTTGAAAGCTTTCGTAAGATAAGCATCAGATGCTCCTATGGTAATATTGCCGTCGGCTGAGTTTGAAATTCCAAAACCCGAACCTGTACCGGCAACGGAAACCGTGACATTCGAATGAAGTTTATGATACTCAACCGCCCAAACGGAATTTAACGGATAAAGCATTGTAGAGCCGGAAATGGTAAGCGTTCCGGCCGGAACCTTAGAACTTGCCGCAGGCG is a window from the Candidatus Acidulodesulfobacterium acidiphilum genome containing:
- the pstC gene encoding phosphate ABC transporter permease subunit PstC; translation: MFNLKYKDDFFKFILSVFVFAVVVIFLIAVIVIVYYSYPSITRYGISFLWRKEWNPPAEIFGALTFLAGTFAVTFLALIFAIPFSLGIGIFLQEYCPLFLRGIFTVIIEMLAGIPSVVFGVWGVLTVVPWLRESVEPFFKSHFSGIPFLRVEENIGYGILAASIIVAFMILPIIASITKDSLSSVPKLAKDGALAMGATKLDVIKDVSMPYALNGIYGGIILGFGRAIGETIATVLLIGNQAIVPKSLFSVGYTISSMLANTFTFAVISPIYASAEVELALILLLVSLIVNVVGRNILNRVIGGRFSRSQFGGG
- the pstS gene encoding phosphate ABC transporter substrate-binding protein PstS — encoded protein: MNKSSKKKMLLGVATVSAVVGLSFLVSGCAKSKTPAASSKVPAGTLTISGSTMLYPLNSVWAVEYHKLHSNVTVSVAGTGSGFGISNSADGNITIGASDAYLTKAFKKKYPNLLNVPVALDDAQVIYNIPGIPKNVNLKMTPKLVSEIYMGKIKNWDNPAFKKLNPQYKFPNLNIFVVHRADASGTTFDFTSLLTDTSKAWAKKVGRSLSPDWPTGSGYLGSDAVVSAVKSTPGSIGYVGLGWVLEYHLASAAMLNKAGNYVVGSVKTIAAAANSALKQGGFPADFDKSIVWNISAKNAYPDSNFEFWMIRKKQPNSSTTKSIKDLVSWALGPGQATKYTVKTGFAPLPKSVLPNVKKLLAQVK